CAAGCAAGCCACTTAAGTTTTCTTTCACGAAGAGACCTGCATCTTGCCGAGCCTCTTGAGGCTTGGTGGTTCTCCCACCAGACAGGTGTGGGGGGTCCATGAAGAAGCTCATGCTCAGAAGTATTACCTGAGGTGATGTGAGGAGAATGGCTCTCATGAATAGGAAGTGCATTTGTGACCTTTGCTCTTGTGGCAAGCATCACTGCCCACATCTCCCTACCAAGATTTATGAGaagacagagaaaccatgtttcttCTCCGAATACACCGAGAAGTATCCTACCTATCTTTCTTATGTGCCCCGAGAGTCCTTCAAACCCAAGTTGGAGTACCAGAAAGTAAATATACCAATGGAAGGCCTGTCCACAACGAAGAGAGACTTTGGAACCTTCAACATAGTACCAGTGAAACACCATCTTCCTGAGAAGGCCACTCCAATCCAAGACGAAATGGATTTCCTCACAACGTATAATCAACACTACAACTACTGCCCTGCCAATCGAGTGAACCCCATCAAACCTCGAGACAACAAACATCAATGTAATGACAAAATGGAGTGTGTGCCTACGTACAAAGCTGATTATTTGCCCTGGAACCAACAAAAGAGATCTTCGATTCGTCCACCACAATCATACCGTCCTGCGTCCTGTAGGTTTGATCATAGAACCACACACCAGGACGATTATCCCATAAAAAATCCTGTGGATACTGTGAGTTACAAACCTCCACATGGGCCCAAGCTGTGCAACATCCCCTTGGAGAGTATGACAAGTTACAAATCGAGCTATGTGGCCCATCCCATGGAGAAGCGGTGTGTGTATGAGGGAGAGAAGTATAAACCAAGTGAAGTCCCTTTTGATAGCCTTACCACCCACAAAGATTCCTACAGGGGTTTGATCGGGGAGCCTGCCAAGACCTGGAAACCTGCCCCAAATCACCCTGGGCTGGATATACCTTTTCCATCCAACACTGAATTCCGAGAAAAATTCCAACCTTGGCCAACACCCAAGATTGTCCCCAAAGAGTCCATTGCCTACATCCCTCCTGAAGGGAAGATGGATCTTCTAACAACTGTGCAAGCAGACTACAAGTGCCCCAATGGTGTTCCTGCTCAGTCCTGCCGGCCAGTCATCCATTTGAAGAAGAGTGACCGATTTGAAAGCTCTACGACCAACAGAGAGGATTTTAAACACTGGGCCAACATCCGAAGAGAGCCAGTCAAACCTAATCACCAGCTGAAATTCTCTGATGAACCTATGGAATACATGACCACCAATCGTGCCCACTATGTGCCTCATGCACCAGCCAATACCAAAAGCTGCAAGCCAACCTGGTCTGGCCCTCGTGTAAACATCCCTTTAGAAGGCCAGACCACCTACTCTACCAGTTTTACTCCTAAGGAAATTCAAAGGTGCCCAGCTTCATACCCTGAACCCCCTGGCTACATCTTTGATGAGGTGGATGCTGTAGGGCACAGGCTGTACAGGCCGGCTTCCGGAGCAACTTCTCAAGAGAGCAACCATCTTGGCTTTGGTGATGCATAAAGAATTGGCAGTTCCAGCTTGTCATAGAAAAATGGTTGCTATATAGAAATGAGATTGCACAACAC
The window above is part of the Rattus norvegicus strain BN/NHsdMcwi chromosome X, GRCr8, whole genome shotgun sequence genome. Proteins encoded here:
- the Saxol1 gene encoding stabilizer of axonemal microtubules 1, yielding MALMNRKCICDLCSCGKHHCPHLPTKIYEKTEKPCFFSEYTEKYPTYLSYVPRESFKPKLEYQKVNIPMEGLSTTKRDFGTFNIVPVKHHLPEKATPIQDEMDFLTTYNQHYNYCPANRVNPIKPRDNKHQCNDKMECVPTYKADYLPWNQQKRSSIRPPQSYRPASCRFDHRTTHQDDYPIKNPVDTVSYKPPHGPKLCNIPLESMTSYKSSYVAHPMEKRCVYEGEKYKPSEVPFDSLTTHKDSYRGLIGEPAKTWKPAPNHPGLDIPFPSNTEFREKFQPWPTPKIVPKESIAYIPPEGKMDLLTTVQADYKCPNGVPAQSCRPVIHLKKSDRFESSTTNREDFKHWANIRREPVKPNHQLKFSDEPMEYMTTNRAHYVPHAPANTKSCKPTWSGPRVNIPLEGQTTYSTSFTPKEIQRCPASYPEPPGYIFDEVDAVGHRLYRPASGATSQESNHLGFGDA